CCACACGCGCGCCGGCTACGGCATCCTGTTCGAGGACTGCGACGGCTGCGCGCTGCGCGGCGTGACGGTCACGGGCGGCGTGCGCGATGCGGACGGCCGCGCGACCGACGGCGCCGTTGTCGTCCGGCGCGGCACGGTCGCGCTAGAGGCGTGCCGCATCCGCGACAACATCGGCGACTCGGCGACCGTCGCGAGCGTGGTGGTCGGCATCGCGGGCGCCGTCGGCCGCGAGAACGCGCGCATTGAGGTCACTGGCTGCCGCATCGAGCGCAACTCCTGGGATGGCATCGCGCTGTACCGCGACGCGCGCGCGACGATCCGCGACAACATCATCGATGGCGTGAACAAGGCGTCGGGCGGGCGCGTGGGCGGCGGGCGCGGCGTAGGCATCGGGCTCACCTGGAATGCCCAGGCCGACGTCGCCGGCAACCTGGTCCGCCGCTACTGGAAGGGCATCGGCGTGTTCGTGGACGCACGCGCGAACATGCGGCACAACATCGTCGAGGACGTGCTCACCTGGGGGATCGCGTACTGGGGTGCGGGGCGCGGCCGCGCCGTCGCATTCATCGAGGAGAACGTCGTTTTCGAGACCGGCGCGTGCGGCGTAATGCTGGACCGCGCGGGCGACGCGGCGGGGGACACCGCCGCCGCGGCCGGCAGCTTCGTCGCGAACGTCGTGGTCAGGACCGGGCAGAACCCGCGCTACGACTCGGGCGAGCCGTACTGCACGCAACGGCCCGTCGCGCGCGAGAACGTGCCGGGCGGGTTCACCGAACGCAACAATCTCTTCCATGACAACCGCCAGCCGGGCGAGGCACCGCGCGAGCCGGAGCTGGATGCCGGGGCGTTCGGGCGCGCGGCCGCGCCACTGCTCGAGCGATTGCGGCGGTTCCCGGCGCTGCGCGAATCGGAGTTCCTGCGGGCGTTCGGCAGCCGACGCGGCACTTCGAGTTCGGCGAGCGCGGTATTACCGGCCGCATCATCGAAGGTGCGCGCCGGGAGTCCAGCTATTTCGTTCCGATCGCGGCCGGCCGGCGCCAGACCGCCCAGCTCACGCTCGAGGCGGAATGGACGCGCGACCGCCTGCGGGCCAACGAGCTGGTGAACCGGATCCGGGAGAAGGTGGGCATCTGGAGGAAGGGCGGTTACGCCGGCGTGACCACGACTACCGCACGGCTGCTCCAGTACTGGACGCATCCGGAGCGCGATCGGAAGCTCTTCGTCTGCCAGATCGAGGCGATCTAGACCGCGATCTACATCGCGGAGGTGGCCGCCAAGTATGGCGACGCCTGGATGATCAACGTGCTGCGCGATGCCAACGCGACCGGTGGCAACCCCGATAGTTTCCGCATCGCCCTCAAGATGGCGACCGGCGCG
Above is a genomic segment from Gemmatimonadota bacterium containing:
- a CDS encoding right-handed parallel beta-helix repeat-containing protein, yielding MRRYFVHLFVTAAAVAIYAGCGVATHREAVRVVRVAPDAPVAATSYSSTNQPSRLQAVLDTVRGPARILLAPGRYHLAAAAYQDPTCGNCEDPATAVPATLGMRVSGVGIEITGAHADSAIIHTRAGYGILFEDCDGCALRGVTVTGGVRDADGRATDGAVVVRRGTVALEACRIRDNIGDSATVASVVVGIAGAVGRENARIEVTGCRIERNSWDGIALYRDARATIRDNIIDGVNKASGGRVGGGRGVGIGLTWNAQADVAGNLVRRYWKGIGVFVDARANMRHNIVEDVLTWGIAYWGAGRGRAVAFIEENVVFETGACGVMLDRAGDAAGDTAAAAGSFVANVVVRTGQNPRYDSGEPYCTQRPVARENVPGGFTERNNLFHDNRQPGEAPREPELDAGAFGRAAAPLLERLRRFPALRESEFLRAFGSRRGTSSSASAVLPAASSKVRAGSPAISFRSRPAGARPPSSRSRRNGRATACGPTSW